A single genomic interval of Lachnospiraceae bacterium harbors:
- a CDS encoding response regulator: MKNKPIRTVTLGLTGVALLCVAIFTFLMLYMQKRSSNTIAEVGTFYMSNMGDRITEHFETVMQLRLEQVETMVEAVPLQGGTYDEIRQRLEELGRVRDFNSLALCSRGGHFDMIYGKEGTLVDPESFFNSLKKGEKKVAVGVDSTGEKVVLIGVPAVYRMQSGELSMALVAAIPASYVSETLQLDKQDSLVFSHIIRSDGTYVIRGAEDGHESYLDRVREEFEETDGKTAEQYASEMHSAMQNKEEYIAIYKVDGERRQMHCVALPYSEWNLVTIMPYGPLDESVNDLSNQWFNMMLSGCGVILLALTLVFSIYIRLIQKQMKALEKARETAEQATRAKSEFLSNMSHDIRTPMNAIVGMTAIATANIQNTQQVQDCLKKISLSGRHLLGLINDILDMSKIESGKMTLHMDQVSLREVMDSIVSIMQPQVKTKQQKFDVFIHDISAENVYCDGVRFNQVLLNLLSNAHKFTPTGGTIQIALHEEDSQKGEKYIRIHLHVKDNGIGMTPEFQKKIFESFERENNLSVQKTEGSGLGMAITKYIIDAMGGTIEVESAPNQGTEFHVVLDLEKAEVKEEDMMLPEWNMLVVDDDEQLGESTVSTLKSIGIKAEWALDGETAIAMVDQRHSQHRDYEIILMDWKLPGMDGITTAKEIRRHMGGDVPILLISAYDWSDVEEAAKDAGINGFISKPLFKSTLFYGLKQYVNAEEQKEEQETVQAQSKLEGKRILLAEDNDLNWEIDEALLGEEGLLLERAEDGQICVDMFKQSEVGYYDAVLMDIRMPNMTGYEAAKAIRALERADHDLPIIAMTADAFSDDIQKSLDSGMNAHVAKPIDIKLVMKQLEKFVK, from the coding sequence ATGAAAAATAAGCCAATACGGACAGTTACGCTGGGCCTGACGGGAGTTGCCCTTCTTTGTGTAGCGATTTTTACATTTTTGATGCTGTATATGCAAAAACGCAGTTCCAATACGATTGCCGAAGTGGGGACATTTTATATGTCTAATATGGGCGATCGCATTACCGAGCATTTTGAAACCGTGATGCAGCTGCGCCTTGAGCAGGTGGAGACGATGGTGGAGGCAGTTCCACTGCAGGGCGGTACATATGACGAAATCAGACAAAGGCTGGAGGAGCTGGGGCGTGTACGTGATTTCAATTCACTGGCGCTTTGTTCGAGAGGCGGTCATTTCGATATGATATACGGCAAGGAGGGGACACTAGTAGATCCCGAATCCTTTTTCAATTCCTTAAAGAAGGGAGAAAAGAAGGTGGCCGTGGGCGTTGATTCGACGGGAGAGAAGGTTGTGCTGATCGGCGTGCCAGCCGTTTACAGGATGCAGAGCGGTGAACTGAGCATGGCCTTAGTAGCCGCAATTCCGGCCAGCTATGTGAGCGAAACGCTGCAGCTCGACAAACAGGACTCGCTGGTCTTTTCCCATATCATTCGTTCTGACGGCACTTATGTGATCCGCGGAGCAGAGGATGGTCACGAATCGTATCTGGACCGCGTGCGCGAAGAGTTTGAGGAGACGGACGGAAAAACCGCCGAGCAGTATGCCAGTGAGATGCACAGCGCTATGCAAAACAAAGAAGAATATATTGCCATTTATAAAGTCGACGGAGAGCGCCGGCAGATGCACTGTGTTGCGCTTCCGTATTCGGAATGGAATTTGGTGACAATCATGCCCTACGGTCCGCTTGACGAGTCGGTGAACGATCTGAGCAATCAGTGGTTTAATATGATGCTGAGCGGATGCGGCGTCATCCTGCTTGCGCTTACGCTGGTCTTTTCTATTTATATCAGGCTGATTCAAAAGCAGATGAAGGCCCTGGAAAAGGCGAGGGAAACGGCTGAGCAGGCAACCCGCGCCAAGAGTGAATTTCTTTCTAACATGAGCCATGATATCCGTACGCCCATGAACGCTATTGTGGGCATGACCGCCATCGCAACGGCCAACATCCAAAATACGCAGCAGGTACAGGACTGCCTGAAAAAGATTTCATTATCAGGACGGCATTTATTGGGTCTGATCAATGATATTCTGGATATGTCAAAGATTGAAAGCGGCAAGATGACGCTGCATATGGATCAGGTATCGCTGAGAGAGGTTATGGATAGCATTGTCAGCATCATGCAGCCGCAGGTCAAGACGAAGCAGCAGAAATTTGATGTATTTATTCATGATATTTCAGCCGAAAATGTGTATTGCGACGGCGTACGGTTCAATCAGGTGCTGCTCAACCTGCTTTCTAATGCGCATAAGTTTACCCCCACGGGGGGAACGATTCAGATCGCACTTCATGAAGAAGACTCTCAGAAGGGCGAGAAGTATATTCGGATCCATCTGCATGTCAAGGATAACGGAATCGGTATGACGCCGGAGTTTCAGAAGAAAATTTTTGAGTCCTTTGAGCGGGAAAACAATCTTAGCGTGCAAAAGACAGAGGGAAGCGGCCTCGGTATGGCGATTACCAAGTATATCATTGATGCCATGGGCGGTACAATCGAGGTAGAAAGTGCGCCTAACCAGGGAACAGAATTCCATGTCGTATTGGATCTGGAAAAGGCGGAAGTCAAGGAAGAGGATATGATGCTGCCGGAGTGGAATATGCTGGTGGTGGACGATGATGAGCAGCTGGGCGAGAGCACGGTGTCAACACTGAAGTCGATTGGCATTAAGGCAGAATGGGCCTTGGATGGAGAAACAGCCATTGCCATGGTGGATCAGCGTCATAGTCAGCATAGGGATTATGAGATTATTCTGATGGACTGGAAGCTGCCGGGAATGGACGGCATTACAACGGCTAAAGAGATACGGCGCCATATGGGTGGTGATGTTCCGATTCTTTTAATCTCCGCTTACGATTGGAGCGATGTAGAGGAAGCGGCCAAAGATGCCGGAATCAATGGATTCATTTCAAAGCCGCTGTTTAAATCCACGTTATTCTATGGACTAAAACAGTACGTTAATGCAGAGGAGCAAAAGGAAGAACAAGAGACCGTGCAGGCTCAGTCTAAGCTGGAAGGAAAAAGAATCCTGCTGGCAGAGGATAATGATCTTAACTGGGAGATTGACGAAGCACTTTTGGGCGAGGAAGGTCTTTTATTGGAGCGAGCAGAGGATGGACAGATCTGCGTGGATATGTTTAAGCAATCAGAAGTGGGCTATTATGATGCCGTGCTCATGGATATTCGGATGCCCAATATGACGGGATATGAAGCAGCTAAAGCGATCCGGGCGCTGGAGCGCGCCGATCACGATCTGCCGATTATTGCGATGACGGCAGATGCTTTTTCAGATGATATCCAAAAGAGTCTGGACAGCGGCATGAATGCGCATGTAGCCAAGCCGATTGATATCAAACTGGTAATGAAACAGCTTGAAAAATTCGTGAAATAA
- a CDS encoding peptidoglycan-binding protein: MADSFGTLRIQTRTELGFNPVPDATVTIRPSGSEQVIEVLRTDESGNTPAAELPTPDVAYSLEPQEEVKPYSTYDITVESAEMETVRIMGTQILAGQESIQEVRAISRAEEGFASFSNGSSMIEIGPNTLWGEFPAKIPEEEVKPLPDFGDDFVVLPNVVVPEFVIVHDGRPNENAANYWVPYATYIKNVASSEIYATWPESTLIANVLAIMSFTLNRVYTEWYPSKGYPFTITTSTAYDQKFIYGRNIFESISNAVDSVFTNYITRPDIIQPLFTQYCDGKRVTCPGWLSQWGSKSLGDQGYSALNILRYYYGYDITLDTAERVEGVPASYPGTPLRNGDSGPNVRIIQSQLKRIRQNYPAIPDLAVDGIFGRGTEASVRKFQSIFNLAPDGVVGKGTWYRLSQIYTAVSGIAEL, translated from the coding sequence ATGGCAGATTCTTTTGGTACATTGCGTATACAGACAAGGACAGAGCTCGGGTTTAATCCCGTTCCGGATGCTACCGTTACCATTCGTCCCTCTGGCAGCGAGCAAGTGATTGAGGTGCTGCGCACGGATGAATCAGGCAATACACCGGCGGCTGAGCTGCCCACACCGGACGTAGCCTATTCCTTGGAGCCGCAGGAGGAGGTCAAACCATATTCTACTTATGATATTACAGTAGAATCCGCGGAGATGGAGACGGTGCGCATCATGGGCACACAGATATTGGCTGGACAGGAATCCATTCAGGAGGTCAGAGCAATATCACGGGCAGAGGAGGGGTTTGCCTCCTTTTCAAACGGCTCTTCTATGATCGAGATCGGCCCTAATACGCTTTGGGGAGAATTTCCGGCCAAGATACCGGAGGAGGAAGTGAAGCCTCTGCCGGATTTTGGCGATGATTTTGTGGTGCTGCCCAATGTGGTGGTGCCTGAATTTGTTATTGTGCATGATGGAAGGCCCAATGAAAACGCCGCCAATTATTGGGTTCCCTACGCTACCTATATTAAAAATGTAGCCAGCAGCGAGATTTATGCTACATGGCCCGAATCGACCCTGATTGCCAATGTGTTGGCCATCATGTCATTTACGCTTAACAGAGTGTATACAGAATGGTATCCGTCAAAAGGATATCCGTTTACGATTACAACCTCCACTGCTTATGATCAAAAATTCATTTATGGCCGCAATATCTTTGAAAGCATTTCCAATGCAGTGGACAGCGTATTTACAAACTATATCACGCGTCCCGACATCATCCAGCCGCTATTTACACAGTACTGCGACGGGAAGCGCGTGACCTGTCCCGGCTGGCTCTCGCAGTGGGGGTCCAAATCGCTGGGAGATCAGGGCTACAGCGCGCTCAATATACTGCGGTATTATTATGGCTATGATATCACGCTGGATACGGCGGAGCGCGTGGAGGGCGTACCGGCCTCCTATCCCGGAACACCGCTGCGAAACGGAGACAGCGGGCCCAATGTACGGATCATTCAAAGTCAATTAAAGCGAATCCGGCAAAATTATCCGGCGATCCCCGATCTGGCAGTGGATGGAATCTTTGGGCGGGGCACTGAAGCATCGGTCCGCAAATTTCAGTCTATTTTTAATCTCGCGCCGGATGGGGTTGTCGGCAAGGGCACATGGTACCGCCTGTCGCAGATCTATACGGCTGTAAGCGGGATCGCTGAGCTATGA
- a CDS encoding biotin--[acetyl-CoA-carboxylase] ligase has product MSIKLNLLAALEKSKGIFLSGAALAASLGCSRNAIWKAINSLREEGYPIEAVSNRGYRLPAQSDILSAQALLPYLEHPDVSVTVLSETPSTNQTLKQLALAEALPQGSLVIADSQTAGRGRRDHSFYSPPKTGLYLSILLRPQQTLESSLTLTAAAAVAVCRAVRRLYQLELEIKWVNDLFCHHKKIGGILTEAVTDFETGHMDFVVIGVGLNLFPPQGGFPDEIACLAGSLQQQLDVPLPGGRCELAGAIVNELLRCLDDPSVMAEYARLNLLPGKPICILQNGATREATALAITPEGQLLVRNADGSEEALLYGEVSIRS; this is encoded by the coding sequence ATGTCCATCAAACTCAACCTATTAGCCGCGCTCGAAAAAAGCAAGGGGATCTTTTTATCCGGCGCTGCTCTGGCCGCATCGCTCGGCTGCTCACGCAATGCAATCTGGAAAGCCATAAACTCCCTCCGCGAGGAGGGGTATCCCATCGAAGCTGTATCCAACCGAGGCTATCGCCTGCCCGCCCAAAGCGATATCCTGTCCGCTCAGGCGCTCCTCCCCTATCTGGAGCACCCCGATGTGTCGGTCACCGTCCTGTCCGAAACACCCTCCACCAATCAGACCCTAAAGCAGCTCGCCCTCGCCGAGGCGCTGCCCCAAGGATCTCTTGTCATTGCCGACTCCCAGACCGCCGGCCGCGGCCGGCGTGACCACAGCTTCTATTCCCCGCCTAAAACAGGCCTTTATCTAAGCATTTTGCTGCGCCCCCAGCAAACACTCGAAAGCAGCCTCACTCTTACGGCAGCAGCGGCCGTAGCCGTATGCCGCGCTGTTCGCCGCCTCTATCAGCTTGAGCTCGAAATCAAGTGGGTAAACGATCTGTTTTGCCATCACAAAAAAATCGGCGGCATCCTGACAGAGGCTGTCACCGATTTTGAAACCGGGCATATGGATTTTGTCGTGATCGGCGTAGGCCTGAACCTTTTTCCGCCGCAAGGCGGCTTCCCAGACGAAATTGCCTGCCTTGCCGGCAGCCTGCAGCAGCAGCTAGATGTGCCGCTGCCCGGCGGTCGCTGCGAGCTTGCCGGCGCCATTGTTAACGAGCTTTTGCGCTGTCTTGACGATCCCTCTGTGATGGCAGAATATGCACGCCTAAACCTGCTTCCCGGGAAGCCGATCTGCATTTTACAAAACGGTGCAACCCGGGAAGCAACCGCACTGGCCATCACTCCCGAGGGGCAGCTGCTGGTGAGAAATGCGGACGGGTCTGAAGAAGCCCTCTTGTATGGCGAGGTCAGTATCCGATCATAG
- a CDS encoding helix-turn-helix transcriptional regulator produces MTFAEKLKFIRKRAGMSQEQLAEKLSVSRQAVTKWETDAGIPDIENMMAISALFDISIDELLSGEKEIKKQTEYLFESVTEYDVDEMKRYDMKLGGAKQLILSGYEGEKVRIRLASNTLSTIQNDFKIKIDDTPKRMDVEVNRRNGVSEAMAKEAISIFVQIPSQYVRKMECAVNAERIEIPSLECDSLELDVKTSKIVLGDVSGMIEIDCNLDMEVICHSLNAEIAINQVSATSKIHIPEDAVFTAVTKGIGTSISYEKEGQRAERFDTPGAENIIELNGIRSELIICAFKKEQQMANQERKMKE; encoded by the coding sequence ATGACATTTGCAGAAAAATTGAAATTCATCCGTAAGCGGGCAGGGATGTCTCAGGAGCAGCTGGCAGAAAAGCTTAGCGTATCAAGACAGGCCGTTACAAAATGGGAAACGGATGCGGGGATTCCGGATATTGAAAACATGATGGCAATTTCTGCTTTGTTTGATATTTCTATCGATGAGCTGCTTTCCGGTGAAAAAGAGATTAAAAAGCAGACGGAATATCTTTTTGAAAGCGTCACAGAGTATGATGTTGACGAAATGAAACGCTATGACATGAAGCTTGGAGGAGCCAAGCAATTGATACTGTCAGGCTATGAAGGGGAAAAGGTTCGTATTCGGCTGGCATCCAATACCCTCTCTACGATCCAGAATGATTTTAAAATTAAAATTGATGATACCCCCAAGCGGATGGATGTGGAGGTGAACCGTAGAAACGGTGTCTCTGAAGCGATGGCGAAGGAGGCAATCAGTATTTTTGTCCAGATTCCATCCCAGTATGTCAGGAAAATGGAGTGTGCGGTCAATGCGGAGCGTATAGAAATCCCATCCCTGGAGTGTGATAGTTTAGAGCTTGACGTAAAGACATCTAAAATTGTTCTGGGAGATGTTTCGGGTATGATAGAGATAGATTGCAATCTTGATATGGAAGTCATCTGCCATTCGTTAAATGCCGAGATAGCCATCAATCAGGTATCGGCAACTTCAAAAATTCATATCCCAGAGGATGCTGTGTTTACTGCCGTTACAAAAGGGATCGGAACAAGTATCTCCTATGAAAAGGAGGGGCAGCGTGCAGAGCGCTTTGATACGCCCGGAGCAGAAAACATCATTGAGCTGAATGGCATAAGGAGCGAGCTTATTATCTGTGCTTTTAAGAAAGAGCAGCAGATGGCTAATCAGGAAAGAAAAATGAAGGAATGA
- a CDS encoding PDZ domain-containing protein, whose translation MTDMNKPDSFYHTCESSPEGTPAPYRPRSKTFSRSRVIALILCCSVLFGGICFGSAWALRGAFSSDASTPSANAPSNPSQPSNPSSLALKMAKTEEDALTIPEITAKASPSVVEITTESVQTGTMLQQYISSGAGSGVIVTDDGYIITNHHVIENATRINVTLQSGEVYPATLVGLDDQLDVALLKIEASGLTPASIGTSSDLIVGQTVVAIGNPLGQLGGTVTDGIISALDRSITLDGQTMSLLQTNAAINPGNSGGGLFNAQGNLIGLVVAKSSGTDVEGLGFAIPVDNIVTILEDLKTYGYVKGRVSLGVSLLDINSDQMAWMYRVSEQGIYIYSITEGGAADQAGLLPGDRVLSINNQSVSSIEEIKTLLKEVSVGDTLTIEISRTGQVQTVSVTAGEYIPQGIQSLQNNGNL comes from the coding sequence ATGACAGACATGAATAAACCTGATTCTTTTTATCATACCTGCGAGTCTTCCCCCGAGGGAACGCCCGCCCCGTATCGTCCCCGGTCAAAAACCTTTAGCCGCAGCCGTGTCATTGCGCTGATCCTTTGCTGCTCTGTTTTATTTGGAGGCATTTGCTTTGGCAGCGCTTGGGCTCTGCGCGGTGCCTTCTCCTCCGATGCATCGACCCCCTCCGCAAATGCGCCTTCCAACCCAAGCCAGCCCTCCAATCCTTCTAGTTTAGCTCTGAAAATGGCTAAAACAGAAGAAGATGCGCTGACCATCCCTGAAATTACTGCGAAAGCTTCCCCCAGCGTGGTTGAGATTACCACCGAATCCGTTCAGACGGGCACCATGCTCCAGCAGTATATTTCATCCGGCGCCGGCTCCGGCGTGATCGTAACCGATGACGGATATATTATTACCAACCACCACGTAATCGAAAATGCAACGCGCATCAATGTAACGCTGCAAAGCGGAGAGGTTTATCCTGCAACGCTGGTTGGGCTTGACGACCAGCTTGACGTAGCCCTTTTAAAGATCGAAGCCTCCGGCCTCACCCCCGCCTCCATTGGCACCTCCTCTGATTTAATTGTAGGCCAGACCGTGGTTGCCATTGGAAACCCGCTTGGGCAGCTGGGCGGCACTGTAACGGACGGCATCATCAGCGCCCTTGACCGTAGCATCACATTAGATGGTCAGACCATGTCTCTTCTGCAGACCAATGCTGCCATCAATCCCGGCAACTCAGGCGGCGGTCTTTTCAATGCACAGGGAAATCTCATCGGTCTCGTGGTTGCTAAATCCTCTGGCACCGATGTAGAGGGACTGGGCTTTGCCATTCCCGTCGATAATATTGTGACCATATTAGAGGATCTCAAAACCTATGGCTATGTAAAAGGCCGTGTGAGCCTCGGCGTTTCTCTTCTTGACATTAACAGCGATCAGATGGCATGGATGTACCGGGTATCTGAACAGGGCATCTATATTTACAGCATCACCGAGGGCGGCGCCGCTGATCAAGCCGGCCTTTTGCCCGGTGACCGGGTTCTTTCTATCAACAATCAGTCCGTCTCTTCTATCGAAGAAATCAAGACTCTGCTTAAGGAAGTTTCCGTCGGTGATACGCTTACGATCGAAATCTCCCGTACCGGCCAGGTACAGACCGTGTCAGTAACAGCCGGTGAATATATCCCCCAGGGGATTCAAAGCCTGCAAAATAATGGGAATCTATAA
- a CDS encoding helix-turn-helix transcriptional regulator, with protein MGKDQIRQSLSQRLFTYRKSQNLSQEDMAELCSLSSRGYKDLELGIRVPNLDTALRLHQITGIDLHSLLPDQP; from the coding sequence ATGGGTAAAGATCAGATCCGCCAGTCGCTTTCACAACGCCTGTTTACATACCGGAAATCGCAGAACCTGTCGCAGGAAGATATGGCTGAGCTTTGTTCTCTTTCTTCACGGGGATATAAAGATCTTGAACTTGGCATACGCGTACCCAATCTAGACACAGCGCTTCGTCTCCATCAGATTACCGGTATCGATCTGCATTCACTCCTCCCGGATCAACCATAA
- a CDS encoding helix-turn-helix transcriptional regulator → MVNYRNTLGSRLVDLRERRNLKQKDVAAALQISSQAYSQYEHDRRSPDLLTAARLAHFFDVTIEYLATGEGLYEHGIARQLNEDLTFLPPEGIEELRIFYDYLQYKYHTSQH, encoded by the coding sequence ATGGTTAATTATCGCAATACTTTAGGCAGTCGTTTAGTCGACTTGCGGGAACGCCGCAATCTAAAGCAGAAGGATGTTGCTGCCGCCCTCCAGATTTCTTCTCAGGCGTACTCGCAATACGAACATGACAGGCGCTCGCCTGATCTTCTTACCGCCGCGCGGCTTGCACACTTCTTTGACGTTACCATTGAATATCTAGCCACCGGCGAAGGGCTCTATGAGCATGGCATCGCCAGACAATTGAATGAGGATCTCACCTTTCTTCCTCCGGAAGGAATCGAAGAGCTGCGTATTTTCTACGATTATCTGCAGTACAAATATCATACCTCTCAGCACTGA
- a CDS encoding DUF4190 domain-containing protein produces the protein MNPGDPTKGIAIASMVCGIISVVFCWFGYFAIVALALGIVAIILSVKAGKEAPNGQRPGMATAGLVLGIIGVVLSGIIFACALVACGSVGCAACAAGL, from the coding sequence ATGAATCCAGGGGATCCGACAAAAGGTATAGCGATTGCGTCTATGGTGTGCGGTATTATCAGCGTAGTATTTTGCTGGTTTGGATACTTTGCTATTGTAGCGCTGGCGCTGGGTATTGTGGCAATTATTCTTTCTGTTAAGGCAGGAAAAGAAGCGCCGAACGGTCAGCGTCCCGGCATGGCTACGGCAGGCTTAGTGCTTGGTATCATTGGCGTTGTTTTGTCCGGTATCATATTTGCCTGTGCATTAGTTGCCTGCGGCTCTGTAGGCTGCGCTGCCTGTGCAGCTGGCCTGTAA
- a CDS encoding prolipoprotein diacylglyceryl transferase, whose protein sequence is MALVGALIAGGFAEHQAVKRGAHPFYMIEVLLYGAVGVFLGGHLLYGLVHIKELKDGFLQAFGGQVFYGGLLGALAVGAIVIKRKGYPKALYYDVSATAIPLFHGFARIGCFLVGCCYGVESEHGFTYTQALIHSANGVNRFPVQLLEAGLNFVLFGILYALLRKGRCAGSLLYIYLSCYAVIRFGLEFLRGDYALRGMWLGLSTSQWISAAIIAAVLVRTAYKKMAS, encoded by the coding sequence ATGGCATTGGTGGGCGCCCTTATTGCCGGAGGCTTTGCGGAGCATCAGGCGGTGAAAAGGGGCGCCCATCCCTTTTATATGATTGAGGTGCTGCTGTATGGAGCGGTGGGCGTTTTTTTAGGAGGCCATCTGCTATACGGCCTGGTGCATATAAAAGAGCTGAAGGATGGATTTTTGCAGGCGTTTGGCGGACAGGTATTTTATGGTGGACTGCTGGGCGCGTTAGCAGTCGGCGCTATTGTGATTAAAAGAAAAGGATATCCCAAGGCGCTGTATTATGATGTGTCAGCGACGGCGATTCCGTTGTTTCATGGATTTGCCAGGATTGGCTGTTTTTTGGTAGGATGCTGCTATGGGGTTGAGTCAGAGCACGGCTTTACCTATACGCAGGCGCTCATTCATTCGGCCAATGGTGTAAATCGCTTTCCGGTGCAGCTGTTAGAGGCAGGGCTTAATTTTGTCTTATTTGGCATTCTGTATGCGCTGCTGAGAAAGGGACGCTGTGCCGGCAGTCTTTTGTATATTTATCTCAGCTGCTATGCGGTGATCCGCTTCGGTCTTGAATTTTTGCGCGGCGATTATGCGCTGCGCGGTATGTGGCTTGGACTTTCCACCTCACAGTGGATTAGTGCGGCGATCATAGCGGCAGTGCTCGTTAGAACGGCGTATAAAAAAATGGCTTCTTAG
- a CDS encoding ATP-binding cassette domain-containing protein, which produces MLQRRVYPMKTNPANASASPYILEVKDLKKYFPIKGGMVTKTIGQVKAVDGVTFRLKRGTTMGLVGESGCGKTTAGRTILRLSGEKTGGEVLFNGQEVYDLSAKQLRALRPKMQMIFQDPFSSLSPRLPVGEIIGEAVREHQLVPKNQLEEYIDHIMDQCGLQPFHKERYPHEFSGGQRQRICIARALALDPEFIVCDEPVSALDVSIQAQIINLLKDLQEKHSLTYLFISHDLSVVEHISDTVGVMYLGGLVEYGDTKDIFQAPLHPYTKALFSAIPIPDPHAKMNRMVLQGSIPSPANPPSGCKFHTRCPYATERCKTEVPVQHEVGAGHYVVCHRFDTHDA; this is translated from the coding sequence ATGCTCCAAAGGAGGGTATATCCAATGAAAACGAATCCCGCTAATGCCTCTGCTTCTCCTTATATTTTGGAGGTCAAGGATCTAAAGAAGTATTTTCCCATTAAAGGCGGCATGGTAACCAAGACCATCGGGCAGGTAAAGGCTGTGGATGGTGTAACCTTCCGCCTTAAGCGCGGCACCACCATGGGACTCGTGGGCGAATCCGGATGCGGAAAAACTACCGCCGGACGCACGATTCTGCGCCTATCCGGAGAAAAAACCGGCGGCGAGGTGCTGTTTAACGGTCAAGAGGTGTATGATCTCTCTGCAAAACAGCTGCGTGCACTGCGGCCAAAAATGCAGATGATCTTTCAAGATCCCTTTTCCAGCCTCTCTCCCCGCCTTCCTGTTGGCGAAATTATCGGTGAGGCCGTGCGCGAACATCAGCTAGTCCCCAAAAATCAGCTAGAGGAATACATTGATCATATTATGGATCAATGCGGTTTGCAGCCGTTTCACAAGGAGCGGTACCCTCATGAATTCTCCGGAGGCCAGCGCCAGCGTATCTGCATTGCCCGCGCATTAGCCCTAGACCCTGAATTTATCGTCTGCGATGAGCCGGTTTCCGCACTGGATGTATCGATTCAGGCACAGATCATCAATCTTTTAAAGGATCTGCAGGAAAAACACTCGCTAACCTACCTGTTCATTTCACATGACCTCTCTGTTGTAGAGCACATCTCCGATACCGTGGGCGTCATGTATCTAGGCGGTCTTGTAGAATACGGCGATACCAAGGATATTTTCCAAGCACCTCTTCATCCCTATACCAAGGCGCTCTTTTCTGCCATTCCTATTCCAGATCCCCATGCCAAGATGAATAGAATGGTACTGCAGGGCTCGATCCCTTCTCCTGCCAATCCTCCCTCCGGTTGCAAATTCCATACACGCTGTCCCTATGCAACCGAGCGCTGCAAAACAGAAGTGCCCGTTCAACACGAGGTCGGGGCAGGCCATTATGTGGTATGTCACCGGTTTGATACTCATGATGCGTAG